Proteins encoded together in one Chitinophaga sp. LS1 window:
- a CDS encoding TonB-dependent receptor, translating into MRTWKAFLLCFLLAGIPVALSAQSYQSLNDKVTINLEHTNAAAVVKSLEQQTSYTFAYDPEYLQHCSLEAVKFNAKALSDVLRYLDEYAPIDISYNNQTVALKQGKQFRNATLEKGRVSGKIVDSKNEPLPGVTILASNGQGAVTSVDGMYELSLNPGVYTLTFSYVSYDTRQVTDVNVTAKGVTPLNVVMKSTGSRLKEVTVTGNYKRASVEGLYAIQKNNAGITDGISAEQISRTPDKNIGEVLKRVSGLSTMENKYVVVRGLSERYNQAVLNGQVMPSTELNRKNFSFDIIPSNIVENVTVVKTLTPDRSAEFGGGLVEVNTLDIPSQNFLNVAAGSSYNSMTTGKTFRSLQLDGSEYWGKAAPHRNLLGKLDWNNTADIKAAYNAKGNQATAFSNNWGVYEMKAPVSQNYQLSAGTVFNVSGKNQLGVVVSASYRNTFQTQDIRMSRDNFDGRVNADDPDRAGFSGQRFGLTTNLGGLAGIGLRTPHTRIGYQTLFLRTYDQQLIIGKGQHSDPSGMLLGYYDLTTQTDLWQHQLKGEHSIGNKGVKFKWMGNYLVMDKQKPDNHQMLANVITDDKLESNEFNISNPFSSGISEGVLRWWSRAYEKNYNWDAGVTVPFNFSPGNFVSRNIFKAGYAGWRKDRLFYVLNTGSKNYNTTDYPPLAQAFTPERGGSIYISDFSDDFHKTASLHGMYLMLDNKIGDKWRLVWGVRAEYYNLNKANDALDSLFHYINSSRGSDEQFDYSELLNREPNWNFFPSVNLTYSLTPMMNLRLAYSKSIIRPDLREMSFFREYDFELGGIYQSELVRSTIAHHYDFRYEWYPGAGEVLSMSLFYKEFGYSMEIYNDEQSGGIYNLKNNKNAKNYGLEVEVRKSLNFTKVPVLRNIILYGNFTTLRAYVTPMTVNYNSVDPTNPLKVTPLETIGKEERRPQTGASNYMLNAGIFYDVKPASFSLVYNYISNRMFRPDVAFIYSLYERPLESLDAQLAVRFMKQKGEVKLNISNLLNSSSLVYRNSYSDGDITNGKKTPSTKELLYQNGKDLINYEAKPGRTYSITISYKF; encoded by the coding sequence ATGCGAACATGGAAGGCTTTCCTGTTGTGTTTTTTACTCGCAGGGATCCCTGTGGCGCTATCAGCGCAGTCCTACCAATCTCTGAACGACAAGGTCACAATTAACCTTGAACACACAAATGCAGCAGCTGTTGTAAAATCGCTTGAACAACAAACCAGTTACACTTTCGCTTACGACCCGGAGTATTTACAGCATTGCTCACTGGAAGCAGTGAAGTTCAATGCAAAGGCTTTATCCGATGTATTACGCTACCTGGATGAATATGCGCCGATTGATATTTCGTACAATAACCAGACAGTAGCGTTGAAACAGGGTAAACAGTTCCGCAATGCCACCCTGGAAAAAGGCCGTGTAAGCGGAAAGATTGTGGATTCCAAAAATGAACCATTACCGGGTGTAACCATTCTTGCCAGCAATGGACAGGGAGCAGTGACCAGTGTAGATGGCATGTATGAACTGAGTCTGAATCCGGGTGTATATACCCTTACATTCAGCTATGTGTCTTACGACACCCGTCAGGTTACAGATGTAAATGTTACAGCCAAAGGTGTAACACCGCTGAACGTAGTGATGAAAAGTACAGGTTCCCGACTGAAAGAGGTAACTGTTACAGGCAACTACAAGCGTGCATCTGTAGAAGGATTATATGCTATTCAGAAAAATAACGCAGGTATTACGGATGGTATCAGTGCTGAACAAATTAGCCGTACACCTGATAAAAATATTGGTGAAGTACTGAAGCGTGTGAGCGGTTTGTCTACCATGGAAAATAAATACGTAGTAGTACGCGGTCTGAGTGAAAGGTACAACCAGGCAGTATTGAATGGACAGGTAATGCCCAGCACAGAGCTGAACAGGAAGAACTTCAGTTTCGACATTATTCCTTCCAACATTGTGGAGAACGTTACGGTTGTAAAAACCCTGACACCGGATCGTAGCGCCGAATTTGGAGGTGGACTGGTGGAAGTCAATACCCTGGATATTCCTTCACAGAATTTTCTGAACGTAGCGGCGGGTAGCAGCTATAACAGTATGACCACCGGCAAAACATTTCGCTCTCTTCAGTTAGACGGAAGCGAATACTGGGGCAAAGCAGCGCCTCACCGCAACCTGTTGGGTAAACTGGACTGGAATAATACAGCAGACATAAAGGCTGCTTATAATGCCAAGGGCAATCAGGCCACCGCATTCAGTAATAACTGGGGAGTGTATGAAATGAAAGCCCCTGTTTCCCAAAACTACCAGCTCTCTGCCGGTACAGTATTCAATGTATCGGGTAAAAACCAGCTAGGTGTAGTGGTGTCTGCAAGTTACCGTAACACTTTTCAGACACAGGACATCAGGATGAGTCGTGATAATTTTGATGGCAGGGTAAATGCGGATGATCCTGATCGTGCAGGTTTTAGCGGACAGCGTTTTGGCCTCACAACCAACTTGGGTGGACTGGCAGGTATCGGATTGAGAACTCCTCATACACGCATCGGATATCAGACTTTGTTCCTGAGAACATACGATCAGCAGTTGATTATAGGGAAAGGTCAGCACTCTGATCCAAGTGGTATGTTGCTGGGATATTATGATCTGACTACACAAACAGACCTTTGGCAACATCAGTTAAAAGGTGAACATTCCATAGGTAACAAGGGCGTGAAATTCAAGTGGATGGGTAATTATTTAGTAATGGACAAACAGAAGCCGGACAATCACCAGATGCTGGCCAATGTGATTACAGATGACAAACTGGAATCCAATGAATTCAACATCAGCAATCCATTTAGCAGTGGTATCAGTGAAGGGGTTTTGCGCTGGTGGAGCCGTGCTTATGAGAAGAACTACAACTGGGATGCAGGTGTGACAGTACCATTCAATTTCAGTCCGGGCAACTTTGTTTCCCGGAATATATTCAAAGCTGGGTACGCCGGCTGGAGGAAAGACAGGTTATTTTATGTATTGAATACCGGTTCTAAAAACTACAATACAACTGACTACCCGCCATTAGCACAGGCATTTACACCAGAAAGAGGAGGCAGTATTTATATCAGTGATTTCTCTGATGATTTTCATAAAACAGCTTCATTGCATGGTATGTACCTGATGCTGGATAACAAAATCGGCGATAAATGGCGCCTGGTATGGGGGGTAAGAGCCGAATACTACAACCTGAACAAAGCGAATGATGCACTGGATTCATTGTTCCATTATATCAATAGTAGCCGTGGCAGTGACGAGCAGTTTGATTATAGTGAGTTACTAAACAGGGAGCCTAACTGGAATTTCTTCCCTTCCGTAAACCTGACTTATAGCCTGACGCCTATGATGAACCTGCGTCTGGCATACTCAAAGAGTATTATTCGTCCTGACCTTCGTGAAATGTCTTTCTTCAGGGAATACGATTTTGAATTGGGTGGTATTTACCAGAGTGAACTGGTACGGTCAACGATTGCTCACCACTACGATTTCCGTTATGAATGGTATCCGGGAGCAGGAGAGGTGCTGTCTATGTCTCTGTTCTATAAGGAGTTTGGCTACTCTATGGAGATTTATAATGACGAGCAGAGTGGTGGTATCTATAACCTGAAGAACAATAAAAACGCAAAGAACTACGGGTTGGAAGTGGAAGTGCGCAAGTCGCTTAACTTTACGAAAGTACCTGTATTGCGTAACATTATCCTATATGGAAACTTTACTACACTGCGGGCATATGTAACGCCAATGACGGTGAATTACAACTCAGTAGACCCAACGAATCCATTGAAAGTAACACCGCTTGAAACGATAGGAAAAGAAGAAAGGAGGCCCCAGACTGGCGCCAGCAATTACATGTTGAATGCAGGTATCTTTTACGATGTAAAACCTGCTTCATTCAGTCTGGTGTACAATTATATATCAAACCGTATGTTCCGTCCGGATGTAGCTTTTATCTATTCACTGTATGAGCGTCCGCTGGAATCGCTGGATGCGCAGCTGGCAGTACGGTTTATGAAGCAGAAGGGAGAAGTAAAACTGAATATTTCCAACCTGCTGAACAGTTCGTCGCTTGTGTATCGTAACAGCTATAGTGATGGTGACATTACCAACGGGAAAAAGACACCATCTACCAAAGAATTGCTGTATCAGAACGGGAAAGATCTGATCAACTACGAAGCGAAGCCAGGCCGTACTTACAGCATTACAATCAGTTACAAGTTCTAG